A window of the Dyadobacter pollutisoli genome harbors these coding sequences:
- a CDS encoding TIGR03364 family FAD-dependent oxidoreductase: MSKSAIVIGAGIVGLATARALAVRGYQVTVIERSSKAIGASIRNFGMVWPIGQPEGKLYERALHAKSIWKETLAGAKCWSYEGGSLHMAYHQDELEVMKQFVEVSPYRPVSVLNAVETLEKSPAVNGKELLGSLWSADEMIVDPREAIAAIPGYLESQLGITFIWNTAISKVGYPHVYSGAKSWSADEVFVCSGQDFETLYPEEFSAAPLTKCKLQMLRLEAQPDDWKIGPALCGGLSLIHYHGFQAAASLPGLKARYESEYSEHLKWGIHVMASQNGLGEITVGDSHEYALTFDPFDREFINKMILDYLGTFAQFKSPKVFQTWHGIYPKMTNGKTEIVIKPESGVTIINGLGGNGMTLSFGLCDEVVGGTYQAL; encoded by the coding sequence ATGAGTAAATCTGCTATTGTTATCGGAGCAGGGATCGTAGGGCTGGCCACCGCGCGTGCGCTGGCGGTACGCGGTTATCAGGTTACAGTCATTGAGCGTTCGTCCAAAGCGATAGGCGCTTCGATCCGCAATTTCGGAATGGTGTGGCCGATCGGGCAGCCGGAAGGCAAGTTGTACGAAAGGGCTTTACACGCCAAAAGTATTTGGAAAGAGACGCTGGCAGGTGCTAAATGCTGGTCATACGAAGGTGGTAGCCTCCATATGGCGTATCATCAGGATGAGCTGGAAGTGATGAAGCAGTTTGTGGAAGTGAGTCCTTACCGGCCGGTGAGCGTGCTGAATGCTGTTGAAACATTGGAAAAATCTCCCGCCGTAAACGGAAAAGAGTTATTAGGATCGTTGTGGTCGGCGGATGAAATGATCGTGGACCCGAGAGAGGCCATTGCCGCAATACCTGGTTACCTGGAATCTCAGTTGGGGATCACGTTTATCTGGAATACTGCTATATCAAAAGTGGGATATCCACATGTTTATTCTGGCGCCAAAAGCTGGTCAGCGGACGAAGTTTTCGTTTGCAGCGGCCAGGATTTTGAGACACTTTATCCGGAAGAATTTTCAGCGGCCCCGCTTACCAAATGTAAGTTGCAAATGCTAAGGCTGGAAGCGCAGCCAGACGACTGGAAAATCGGTCCGGCATTGTGTGGGGGCCTTTCATTGATACATTACCACGGATTTCAGGCAGCGGCTTCATTGCCTGGGTTGAAAGCCAGGTATGAAAGCGAATACAGCGAACATTTGAAGTGGGGCATTCATGTCATGGCGTCACAGAATGGATTGGGCGAAATCACAGTGGGTGACTCGCACGAGTATGCATTGACTTTCGATCCGTTTGACCGGGAATTTATCAATAAAATGATCCTGGATTACCTGGGTACATTCGCCCAGTTCAAATCGCCGAAAGTGTTCCAGACCTGGCACGGGATCTACCCGAAAATGACCAATGGAAAAACAGAAATTGTCATCAAACCGGAAAGTGGGGTCACGATTATCAATGGTCTGGGTGGTAACGGGATGACATTATCATTTGGATTGTGCGACGAGGTGGTTGGAGGGACATATCAGGCATTATAA
- a CDS encoding helix-turn-helix domain-containing protein, giving the protein MSNTETIQEFYRRVPQANATGLSLNNAGAGHFNVFERNSCYKKTPYSRRDFYKVSFIIGTGRLHYADKWIDIDRPALLFSNPMVPYSWEATSEEQLGWFSLFTETFVHPAERKDFLQDSPLFKIGGDPVFFVDEQQQKDLSAIFRKMMAEIESDYAHKYEMLRNYLHLIIHEAMKMQPAESFERQINASSRITSLFMELLERQFPIDAPENGLKLKTANDFAKSLSVHANHLNRSVKEITGKTTTEHISARITQEAQALLNHTNWNVSEIAYSLGFEYPAYFNIFFKKQTGLTPGGLRSRAI; this is encoded by the coding sequence ATGAGCAATACAGAAACCATTCAGGAGTTTTACCGCCGGGTACCACAAGCTAATGCTACCGGACTCTCTCTTAATAATGCAGGAGCAGGTCATTTCAATGTCTTTGAAAGGAATTCCTGCTACAAAAAGACTCCATACAGCCGTCGGGATTTTTACAAAGTTTCGTTCATCATCGGTACAGGCAGGTTACATTATGCCGACAAATGGATCGACATTGACCGGCCTGCATTGCTTTTTTCCAATCCAATGGTACCTTATTCCTGGGAGGCTACTTCCGAAGAACAGCTTGGCTGGTTTTCTTTATTTACCGAAACTTTCGTCCATCCTGCTGAGCGGAAGGACTTTCTTCAAGACTCTCCCCTATTCAAGATCGGTGGCGACCCGGTGTTTTTTGTTGATGAGCAACAGCAAAAAGACCTTTCCGCGATTTTCAGAAAAATGATGGCCGAGATTGAATCAGACTACGCTCACAAATACGAAATGCTGCGCAACTACCTGCACCTGATCATTCACGAGGCGATGAAAATGCAGCCCGCCGAGAGTTTCGAGCGCCAGATCAACGCTTCCAGCCGCATTACTTCACTATTTATGGAGTTACTCGAAAGACAATTCCCCATCGACGCGCCGGAAAATGGCTTAAAACTGAAAACAGCCAACGACTTCGCGAAAAGCCTGTCAGTTCATGCCAATCATTTGAACCGATCGGTCAAAGAAATCACCGGAAAAACCACCACAGAACATATTTCCGCAAGAATTACACAGGAAGCGCAGGCGTTGCTGAACCATACCAACTGGAATGTGTCCGAGATCGCATACAGCCTCGGCTTCGAGTACCCCGCCTACTTCAATATCTTTTTCAAGAAACAAACGGGCCTTACCCCGGGCGGCCTGAGAAGCAGGGCTATTTGA
- a CDS encoding FecR family protein, which yields MYSKEQIRFAMTQEYIRQLARKFLNGTASEEEKQILHDWYDQQNPEIPGVQTVYTTTSEDADEVKNRMRSNLKAMQQPAVQKSSFPLIRRLVTWSTAAAAMVIGGFIYWTNNHHKPIETTIHIVQAPLGKTLKVTLPDGSSIWLNAGSSLSYPDSFRGKTREVVLREGQAFFDIVHKTEQPFIVHAKTLDITVLGTSFDVKAYENDADIKVTVRTGKVGVTLRDKPETPALMLLPAEQAVVPEKTAKIHVSEISKPAIAPWKDNRLVFEDELLSEVFHALERKYDQHIVIEKEDLANEKITLTLDNQPMTDVLKVLGFSKKFNYSQLNDSTIVIR from the coding sequence ATGTATTCCAAAGAGCAAATCCGCTTTGCAATGACACAGGAGTACATCAGACAGTTGGCCAGAAAGTTCCTCAACGGAACAGCTTCCGAGGAAGAAAAACAGATCTTACACGACTGGTATGACCAACAGAATCCGGAAATACCAGGGGTGCAAACCGTTTATACTACCACTTCCGAAGATGCCGACGAGGTAAAAAACCGCATGCGCTCGAATCTGAAAGCCATGCAGCAGCCTGCTGTCCAAAAATCCAGCTTCCCATTGATCCGAAGACTGGTAACGTGGTCTACCGCGGCCGCGGCGATGGTGATTGGCGGTTTTATTTACTGGACTAATAATCATCACAAACCGATCGAAACAACTATACACATCGTGCAGGCACCTTTGGGAAAAACATTGAAAGTAACACTGCCCGACGGCTCTTCCATTTGGCTCAATGCAGGTTCCAGTCTCTCCTACCCCGATTCTTTCAGAGGAAAAACCCGGGAAGTGGTACTGCGGGAAGGCCAGGCGTTTTTTGACATTGTGCATAAAACAGAACAGCCCTTCATTGTCCACGCCAAAACATTGGACATTACCGTGCTCGGGACTTCATTTGATGTGAAAGCCTATGAAAATGATGCGGACATTAAGGTAACAGTGAGAACCGGAAAGGTAGGCGTCACGCTTCGTGACAAACCCGAAACCCCGGCCCTCATGCTGCTACCTGCCGAACAAGCGGTGGTTCCTGAAAAAACAGCCAAAATTCATGTCAGTGAGATCAGCAAACCCGCAATTGCACCCTGGAAAGACAACAGACTGGTTTTCGAAGATGAGTTATTATCCGAAGTGTTCCACGCGCTGGAAAGGAAATACGATCAGCACATTGTGATTGAGAAAGAAGACCTGGCGAATGAAAAAATTACATTAACGCTTGACAATCAGCCCATGACGGACGTATTGAAAGTCCTGGGCTTTTCCAAAAAATTCAATTATTCACAACTAAACGATAGCACGATTGTAATCAGATAG
- a CDS encoding RNA polymerase sigma factor, with the protein MIDFRNYSDDELAALMKDGEEGAFDEIYNRHWDKLFYTAHKMVKSAEIAEEITQDTFMLFWIKRQTLEIQSLKPYLAAMLRYEVYRYLAKSKQAHEIEMSIKEQAITSVSIDQEIENKLLIEIITNLTNRLPEKCRLVFQYNKLQDRSLPDICEELKISPKTAEAHLTKALKMVRANLSGVAHFLLQILLLTKF; encoded by the coding sequence ATGATTGACTTCCGAAACTATTCTGATGATGAGCTGGCCGCTTTGATGAAGGACGGGGAGGAAGGTGCATTTGACGAAATATACAACCGGCACTGGGACAAACTTTTTTATACTGCCCACAAAATGGTGAAGTCGGCTGAAATAGCCGAAGAAATTACCCAGGATACTTTTATGCTATTCTGGATAAAAAGACAAACCCTTGAAATCCAGTCGCTGAAACCGTATCTCGCCGCGATGCTTCGGTATGAAGTGTATCGTTACCTGGCGAAGTCGAAACAGGCGCATGAAATAGAAATGTCTATCAAAGAGCAGGCCATTACTTCTGTTTCCATTGATCAGGAAATTGAAAATAAACTCCTGATCGAAATCATTACCAATCTTACCAACCGCCTTCCGGAGAAATGTCGCCTGGTGTTCCAGTACAACAAATTGCAGGACAGGTCACTTCCCGACATTTGCGAAGAGCTCAAAATTTCCCCGAAAACCGCGGAAGCACATTTGACCAAAGCCCTTAAAATGGTCCGTGCCAACCTGAGCGGCGTTGCTCATTTTCTTCTGCAAATACTCCTTCTAACCAAATTTTAG
- a CDS encoding HAD-IA family hydrolase → MLTELVVFDMAGTTVKDKNYVGIAFQQAMESQGYSIAIEDVNPLMGYEKPLAIRMMLEVREADKDKITDELVAAIHAKFVSGMLDFYRSTQDIAPLPNVEETFASLRADGVKIALNTGFSRDIADVIIDRLGWEDKIDYLVASDEVPFGRPYPDMIQKIMKALGVSSAENVAKVGDTEVDINEGINAGCKYVIGVTTGAFTREQLLPYKPTHVIDDIADVLSILSASSTLAAQKN, encoded by the coding sequence ATGTTAACAGAACTTGTTGTCTTTGATATGGCGGGTACCACTGTCAAGGACAAAAATTATGTAGGAATTGCGTTTCAGCAAGCAATGGAATCGCAGGGGTATAGTATTGCCATTGAAGACGTGAACCCGTTGATGGGATATGAAAAACCGCTGGCGATCCGGATGATGCTGGAAGTGCGGGAGGCGGATAAGGACAAAATAACCGACGAGCTGGTGGCCGCGATCCATGCGAAGTTCGTAAGCGGAATGCTGGATTTTTACCGTTCTACGCAGGACATTGCGCCTCTTCCCAATGTGGAGGAGACTTTTGCGAGTCTGCGTGCGGATGGTGTGAAGATCGCATTGAACACCGGTTTTTCACGGGACATTGCCGACGTGATCATCGATCGCCTGGGCTGGGAAGACAAGATTGACTACCTCGTGGCGAGCGACGAAGTGCCTTTTGGTCGTCCATACCCGGATATGATCCAGAAAATCATGAAAGCCCTTGGCGTAAGCTCGGCTGAAAACGTAGCGAAAGTGGGTGATACGGAGGTGGATATCAATGAGGGGATCAATGCAGGCTGTAAATATGTGATAGGGGTAACGACCGGTGCATTTACACGTGAACAATTGCTTCCCTACAAGCCAACCCACGTCATCGACGATATCGCGGATGTGCTCAGCATTCTCTCGGCCAGCAGCACTTTGGCCGCTCAAAAAAATTAA
- a CDS encoding helix-turn-helix domain-containing protein yields MQEDILLQISNKLKEVRKNKGVTLQEIADEAGVTKSLVSQIENSRTIPSLPVMLGLIKALDIDLNAFFKDIISAPGENVLIRRKEEYQPFTKENAKGFYYHRIFSKQFKDNHIDVVLLRLEKDARRPMVRTNAFEFKYVLEGSVEYTVGKNKYILNEGDSMFFDANELHNPKCIGGDEVLLLVIYFFNESV; encoded by the coding sequence ATGCAGGAGGATATTCTTTTACAGATCAGTAATAAGTTAAAAGAGGTCAGAAAGAATAAGGGTGTCACCCTTCAGGAGATTGCAGATGAGGCGGGCGTTACCAAAAGTCTTGTGTCCCAGATAGAAAACAGCCGGACCATTCCTTCGCTGCCTGTAATGCTGGGGCTGATCAAAGCGCTTGACATTGACCTGAACGCTTTTTTTAAAGACATTATCTCTGCCCCCGGTGAGAATGTGCTGATCAGGAGAAAGGAAGAATATCAGCCGTTTACGAAGGAGAATGCCAAAGGATTTTACTATCACCGGATTTTTAGCAAACAGTTTAAGGATAACCATATCGATGTGGTTCTGTTGCGGCTGGAAAAAGATGCGCGCCGTCCCATGGTCCGCACCAATGCGTTCGAATTCAAATATGTGCTCGAAGGGTCGGTGGAATATACCGTCGGGAAAAATAAATATATACTGAATGAGGGCGATTCTATGTTTTTTGATGCCAATGAGCTGCACAATCCCAAGTGCATTGGTGGTGACGAAGTGCTGTTGCTGGTGATCTACTTCTTCAATGAATCTGTTTAA
- a CDS encoding aldo/keto reductase — protein MNVINPTTSLDINFVLSAKQADRNIHHKAGSLPPTADSQKHSMKFRSLGTTNEKLSAIGLGCMGMSFAYGPTDDDESIATLHKALDLGINFWDTADMYANGENEELISRVLVPNRDKIFIATKFGFRYGENVAGPKNSAGAYFDGSPAWMKVAVENSLKRLKIDTIDLYYAHRIDPNVPVEEMVGAMAELVKEGKVRYLGLSEASPASIRKANAIHPIAALQSEYSVITRDVEASILGTVRELGISLVPYSPLARGLVTDTLNVATLADSDFRRSLPRYQQEFADNNAKLVKGFAEIAAGKNCSPAQLALAWVLAQGEDIIPIPGTKKRKYLEENAGALDVTLSVADLSEIDELVARYPNTGERYSEGAMKMVNH, from the coding sequence TTGAATGTTATAAATCCGACCACAAGCCTGGATATTAATTTTGTGCTGTCAGCAAAACAAGCTGACAGAAACATTCACCACAAAGCCGGAAGCTTGCCGCCGACGGCCGATAGCCAAAAACATAGTATGAAATTCAGGAGCCTTGGAACTACAAATGAAAAATTATCAGCCATCGGTTTGGGCTGCATGGGCATGAGCTTTGCTTACGGCCCTACCGACGACGACGAGAGCATTGCTACCCTGCACAAAGCGCTTGATCTGGGCATCAACTTTTGGGATACCGCGGATATGTACGCCAATGGAGAAAATGAAGAACTCATTTCCAGAGTATTGGTACCAAACCGCGACAAAATTTTCATCGCCACCAAATTCGGTTTCCGCTACGGAGAAAATGTAGCCGGGCCTAAAAACTCAGCCGGTGCCTACTTTGACGGTTCTCCCGCCTGGATGAAAGTCGCGGTAGAAAACAGCCTGAAAAGACTAAAAATCGACACCATTGACCTCTACTACGCCCACCGCATAGACCCGAATGTGCCCGTGGAAGAAATGGTAGGAGCTATGGCAGAACTGGTTAAGGAAGGAAAAGTGCGTTACCTCGGTCTCAGCGAGGCATCACCCGCGTCTATCCGTAAGGCCAATGCGATTCACCCAATCGCGGCATTGCAAAGTGAGTACTCGGTGATTACCAGAGATGTGGAAGCGTCGATCCTCGGCACTGTTCGTGAGCTGGGTATTTCGCTGGTTCCCTACTCCCCGCTTGCAAGAGGCCTGGTTACCGACACATTGAATGTGGCGACATTGGCCGACAGCGATTTCAGAAGGTCATTGCCGAGGTACCAGCAGGAATTTGCAGACAACAATGCCAAACTTGTGAAAGGTTTCGCGGAAATTGCTGCTGGCAAAAATTGTTCTCCCGCACAGCTTGCACTGGCCTGGGTACTCGCACAAGGCGAGGACATTATCCCGATCCCGGGTACCAAGAAAAGGAAATACCTGGAAGAGAACGCTGGCGCATTGGACGTAACGCTTTCTGTTGCAGACCTTAGTGAAATTGACGAGCTCGTAGCGCGCTACCCTAATACCGGCGAGCGGTATAGCGAAGGTGCTATGAAAATGGTGAACCATTGA
- a CDS encoding isocitrate lyase/PEP mutase family protein: MFNSPLTQSKPSEQADVFKKLHYSEDLLVLPNIWDAAGATLLEEAGYRAVATASAAIARANGYQDGENIPFEMVLSILSQIVKSVSVPVTADIESGYASDAATLKMNIRKLIETGIAGINIEDSDPTTRKLLSIDAQAERIRLIRRVAEREGIRLFINARTDVYLLRPDLEPEVRLEQTIERGRAYVDAGADSVYPILVKDEASIASLVQELSVPVNILATTGVPDIQVLRKLGVARVSFGPNFQKAVLLAMKKLLSEVKSEGSHRSVTGI; encoded by the coding sequence ATGTTCAATAGTCCATTAACCCAAAGTAAGCCGTCGGAGCAAGCCGATGTCTTCAAAAAGCTGCATTACAGCGAGGATCTCTTGGTATTACCTAATATCTGGGACGCTGCCGGAGCTACATTGCTCGAAGAAGCGGGCTACCGGGCTGTGGCTACGGCAAGTGCTGCCATTGCCCGTGCCAACGGATATCAGGATGGAGAAAATATCCCTTTTGAGATGGTTTTAAGCATTTTGTCTCAAATCGTGAAGTCAGTAAGTGTGCCGGTGACGGCCGACATTGAATCGGGGTATGCGTCGGATGCTGCCACATTGAAAATGAATATCCGAAAACTGATCGAAACCGGTATCGCAGGTATTAACATAGAGGATAGCGATCCGACAACACGTAAGCTGCTGTCCATCGATGCGCAGGCGGAACGGATCAGGCTGATCCGCAGGGTTGCGGAAAGGGAAGGTATAAGATTATTTATCAACGCAAGAACGGATGTCTATCTGCTGCGTCCCGACTTGGAGCCGGAAGTCCGGCTGGAACAAACGATTGAAAGAGGAAGGGCCTACGTGGACGCCGGAGCGGATTCGGTTTATCCGATTCTGGTCAAAGATGAGGCTTCCATCGCCAGTCTGGTGCAGGAACTATCTGTGCCGGTGAATATTCTGGCCACCACCGGAGTTCCTGACATCCAGGTATTGCGGAAGCTGGGGGTGGCCAGGGTGAGTTTTGGTCCAAATTTTCAAAAAGCAGTACTATTAGCCATGAAAAAGTTGCTTAGTGAAGTGAAAAGTGAAGGTAGTCACCGGTCTGTTACCGGAATTTAG
- a CDS encoding carboxymuconolactone decarboxylase family protein: MMSHRSSTKEVDPRAYAAIRQLEAYISESGLDKVHYKLIKIRASQINGCAYCINMHTREARKLGVSEQKLYLLSAWRETQLYTEEEKAILALTEEVTLIAKHGVSDAVYDKAVELLGEAYTKAVVMAVVTISAWNRVAITDHLALD, translated from the coding sequence ATGATGTCACATCGAAGTTCAACGAAAGAAGTAGATCCCAGAGCGTATGCCGCAATACGCCAACTGGAAGCGTACATTTCAGAAAGCGGCCTGGACAAAGTACATTATAAGCTGATCAAAATCAGGGCTTCGCAGATCAACGGCTGTGCGTACTGCATCAACATGCATACGCGGGAGGCCCGAAAGCTGGGAGTAAGTGAGCAGAAGCTCTATTTGCTGAGTGCCTGGCGGGAAACGCAGCTTTACACGGAGGAAGAAAAAGCGATTTTAGCATTGACGGAGGAAGTTACGCTGATCGCGAAGCACGGGGTCAGCGATGCGGTTTACGACAAGGCGGTGGAGCTGCTGGGTGAGGCGTACACCAAAGCGGTGGTGATGGCAGTGGTGACCATCAGTGCCTGGAACAGGGTTGCGATTACGGATCATCTGGCGCTTGACTAA